A single genomic interval of Bradyrhizobium japonicum USDA 6 harbors:
- a CDS encoding alkaline phosphatase family protein — protein MARAKNVLWIMCDQLRYDYLGCTGHPTLKTPNIDAMAKRGVLFSKAYVQSPICGPSRMSFYTGRYMRSHGSHWNGWPLRVGEPTLGDHLRKIGVRNVLVGKTHMAPDLEGMKALGIPPESMIGVHVAECGFEPYERDDGLHPTGRPRPKYDEYLRSQGFEATNPWEHWANSGAADDGSLQNGWLLVHADKAARVPDEHSETPYMTRRAMDFISEAETDGRPWCLHLSYIKPHWPYIAPEPYASMYSTDDMIPAIRSERERQNPHPVFGAYMDMRYSRNMARDEAREKVIPTYMGLITQIDDQMGVLMKFLEARGLLDSTMIVFTSDHGDYLGDHWMGEKDLFHKQSAKIPLIIIDPSKEADATRGTRNDALVEGIDLAPTFVDYFGGKVPGHILEGRSLLPLLRGERPSDWRKVAFSEYDYAMQDVRLKLNQPIERCRLFMVFDGRWKYIHASGFRPMLYDLETDPEEFLDRGDDPDCAGIIARLQAELFDWALHPNDHITTPREKIANYADNQLQVKGGILIGVWDETELAAIKDGIVQRAKM, from the coding sequence ATGGCGCGCGCGAAGAACGTTCTCTGGATCATGTGCGACCAGCTTCGCTACGACTATCTCGGCTGCACCGGCCATCCCACGCTGAAGACGCCCAACATCGACGCCATGGCCAAGCGTGGCGTGCTCTTCAGCAAGGCGTATGTGCAATCGCCGATCTGCGGCCCGTCGCGGATGTCGTTCTACACCGGACGCTACATGCGCTCGCACGGCTCGCACTGGAACGGCTGGCCGCTGCGCGTCGGCGAGCCCACGCTCGGCGACCACCTCAGGAAGATCGGCGTGCGCAACGTGCTGGTCGGCAAGACCCACATGGCGCCCGATCTCGAGGGCATGAAGGCGCTCGGCATCCCGCCCGAATCGATGATCGGCGTGCACGTCGCCGAATGCGGGTTCGAGCCTTATGAGCGTGACGACGGCCTGCATCCGACGGGACGGCCGCGCCCGAAATACGATGAGTACCTGCGCAGCCAGGGATTCGAGGCCACTAATCCCTGGGAGCATTGGGCGAATTCCGGCGCAGCGGACGACGGCTCCCTGCAGAACGGCTGGCTCCTGGTGCATGCCGACAAGGCTGCGCGCGTGCCGGACGAGCATTCCGAAACACCCTACATGACGCGGCGCGCGATGGACTTCATCAGCGAGGCTGAGACCGACGGCAGGCCGTGGTGCCTGCATCTGTCCTACATCAAGCCGCACTGGCCTTATATCGCGCCCGAGCCCTATGCGAGCATGTATTCGACCGATGACATGATCCCGGCGATCCGCTCCGAGCGCGAACGCCAGAATCCGCATCCGGTGTTCGGCGCCTACATGGACATGCGCTACTCCCGCAACATGGCGCGCGACGAGGCCCGCGAGAAGGTGATTCCGACCTATATGGGCCTGATCACCCAGATCGACGACCAGATGGGCGTGCTGATGAAGTTTTTGGAGGCGCGCGGCCTGCTGGACAGCACCATGATCGTGTTCACCTCCGATCACGGCGACTATCTCGGCGATCACTGGATGGGCGAGAAGGATCTGTTCCACAAACAGTCGGCGAAGATTCCGTTGATCATCATCGATCCGTCGAAGGAAGCCGACGCCACGCGTGGCACGCGCAACGACGCGCTGGTGGAAGGCATCGATCTCGCGCCGACCTTCGTCGATTATTTCGGCGGCAAGGTGCCGGGCCACATTCTCGAAGGACGCTCGCTGCTGCCGTTGCTGCGCGGCGAGAGGCCGTCCGACTGGCGCAAGGTCGCGTTCTCCGAATACGACTACGCCATGCAGGACGTGCGGCTGAAGCTGAACCAGCCGATCGAGCGCTGCCGCCTGTTCATGGTGTTCGACGGTCGCTGGAAATACATCCACGCCTCCGGCTTCCGCCCGATGCTGTATGATCTCGAAACCGATCCGGAAGAGTTTCTGGATCGCGGCGACGATCCTGATTGTGCCGGCATCATCGCCCGCCTTCAGGCCGAGCTGTTCGACTGGGCCCTGCATCCCAACGACCACATTACCACGCCCCGCGAGAAGATCGCGAACTATGCCGACAACCAGCTCCAGGTGAAGGGCGGCATTTTGATCGGCGTCTGGGATGAAACCGAGCTTGCGGCGATCAAGGACGGCATCGTGCAGCGCGCGAAGATGTGA
- a CDS encoding DMT family transporter: protein MSYFKNLSAYDDRSARLAGIGLMVLSIFMFSFGDAMGKFLVGTYSVGQLLFLRACAALLLLSPLVWRQRHQFLHLERPGLQLFRVVLSTLEVAAFFLATVYLPLADVITYYLAGPIFVTAMSAIFLGEKVGWRRWTAILIGFCGVLIALRPSAQTVSLPALIALGGSLSFATLMLITRSLRKTPDIVMASSQFVGTFSLGAVLSAFHWVPPTPGSLGIFALAGCVSVTALFCVNRSLKLAPASVVVPYQYSMIVWAVIFGFVVFGDVPSIATIIGAAIIIGAGFYIYLRERDLGHPSNEVNPPA from the coding sequence ATGTCCTACTTCAAGAATCTCTCCGCCTATGACGACCGCTCCGCACGCCTTGCCGGCATTGGGCTGATGGTGCTGTCGATCTTCATGTTCTCTTTCGGCGACGCCATGGGCAAGTTCCTGGTCGGGACCTATTCGGTGGGGCAGCTCTTGTTCCTGCGCGCCTGCGCGGCGCTGCTGCTGCTGTCACCGCTGGTCTGGCGGCAGCGTCACCAGTTCCTGCATCTGGAGCGGCCGGGCCTGCAGCTGTTTCGCGTCGTGCTGTCGACGCTGGAAGTGGCCGCCTTCTTCCTCGCGACGGTCTATCTGCCGCTCGCCGACGTCATCACCTATTATCTCGCCGGCCCCATCTTCGTCACCGCGATGTCGGCGATCTTCCTGGGCGAGAAGGTCGGCTGGCGGCGCTGGACCGCAATCCTGATCGGCTTCTGCGGCGTGCTGATCGCGTTGCGGCCGTCGGCGCAGACGGTCAGCCTGCCGGCGCTGATCGCGCTCGGCGGCAGCCTGTCGTTTGCGACTTTGATGCTGATCACGCGCAGCCTGCGCAAGACGCCCGACATCGTGATGGCGTCGTCGCAATTCGTCGGCACGTTTTCGCTGGGCGCTGTGCTGTCTGCGTTTCACTGGGTGCCGCCGACGCCGGGCAGCCTCGGGATTTTCGCGTTGGCGGGTTGCGTCTCGGTGACGGCGCTGTTCTGCGTCAACCGCTCGCTCAAGCTCGCGCCGGCCAGCGTCGTCGTGCCCTATCAATATTCGATGATCGTCTGGGCCGTGATCTTCGGCTTCGTCGTGTTCGGCGACGTGCCGTCGATTGCCACCATCATCGGCGCCGCCATCATCATCGGCGCCGGGTTCTACATTTACTTGCGCGAACGCGATCTCGGCCACCCGAGCAACGAGGTGAATCCGCCGGCGTGA
- the proB gene encoding glutamate 5-kinase, whose amino-acid sequence MASPELSQFRRIVVKVGSALLVDSDKGEVRASWLAALADDMAKLHREGRDVLVVSSGSIALGRSRLKLPRGPLKLEESQAAAAVGQIALARIWSEVLGAHGIGAGQILVTLQDTEERRRYLNARSTIGKLLEWRAIPVINENDTVATNEIRYGDNDRLAARVATMASADLLVLLSDIDGLYDAPPKNNPNAKLIPVVDSISSEIEAVAGDAESELSRGGMRTKVEAAKIATTGGTHMLIASGKIEHPLQAIADGGRCTWFLTPANPITSRKRWIAGTLEPKGTLTIDAGAVTALRAGASLLPAGVIKVEGQFARGDAVVVRGPDTSEVGRGLIAYDAEVAERIKGRSSPDVMAILGISGRSEMIHRDDLVVGG is encoded by the coding sequence ATGGCCAGCCCCGAACTCAGTCAATTCCGCCGCATCGTCGTCAAGGTCGGCTCCGCCCTGCTGGTCGATTCCGACAAGGGCGAGGTGCGCGCCTCCTGGCTCGCCGCGCTCGCCGACGACATGGCCAAGCTGCATCGCGAGGGACGCGATGTGCTCGTCGTCTCCTCCGGGTCGATCGCGCTCGGCCGCAGCCGCCTCAAGCTGCCGCGCGGCCCGCTGAAGCTGGAGGAGAGCCAGGCCGCCGCCGCCGTCGGCCAGATCGCGCTGGCGCGGATCTGGTCGGAGGTGCTCGGCGCCCACGGCATCGGCGCGGGGCAGATCCTGGTCACGCTCCAGGACACCGAGGAGCGCCGCCGCTATCTCAACGCGCGCTCCACCATCGGCAAGCTGCTGGAATGGCGCGCGATCCCCGTCATCAACGAGAACGACACGGTCGCCACCAACGAGATCCGCTACGGCGACAATGACCGCCTCGCCGCGCGCGTCGCCACCATGGCGAGCGCCGATTTGCTGGTGCTGCTGTCCGATATCGACGGGCTCTACGACGCCCCGCCGAAGAACAACCCGAACGCAAAACTCATTCCCGTGGTCGACAGCATCTCCTCGGAAATCGAGGCCGTGGCAGGCGACGCCGAGTCCGAGCTGTCGCGCGGCGGTATGCGCACCAAGGTCGAGGCCGCCAAGATCGCGACCACAGGCGGCACACATATGCTGATCGCCTCCGGCAAGATCGAGCATCCCCTGCAGGCTATCGCCGACGGCGGCCGCTGCACCTGGTTCCTGACGCCGGCCAACCCCATCACCTCGCGCAAGCGGTGGATCGCAGGCACGCTCGAGCCGAAAGGCACGCTGACCATCGATGCCGGCGCCGTGACGGCGCTGCGTGCCGGGGCCAGCCTGCTGCCGGCCGGCGTGATCAAGGTGGAAGGCCAGTTCGCCCGCGGCGATGCCGTGGTCGTGCGCGGTCCTGATACCAGCGAGGTCGGCCGCGGCCTGATCGCCTACGATGCCGAGGTCGCCGAGCGGATCAAGGGCCGCTCGTCCCCGGACGTGATGGCGATCCTCGGCATCAGCGGGCGGTCCGAGATGATCCACCGCGACGATCTGGTGGTGGGCGGGTAA
- the rbbA gene encoding ribosome-associated ATPase/putative transporter RbbA codes for MNELSQGAQDRSEPVVHLDAVSLSYGSTRALDGITLDIPSACVIGLIGPDGVGKSSLLSLVAGAREIQTGQVHVLGGDMADAAHRRRTCPRIAYMPQGLGKNLYPTLSVFENVDFFGRLFGHDRHEREQRIAVLLRDTGLSPFVDRPAGKLSGGMKQKLGLCCALIHDPDLLILDEPTTGVDPLSRRQFWELIENIREARPQMSVIVATAYMEEAARFAWLMAMDNGHLLASGTTSDLLRRTGTDNLDAAFIALLPEEQRRGHKEVVIPPRGMGQDEDIAIEANHLTVKFGDFTAVDDVSFRIPRGEIFGFLGSNGCGKTTTMKVLTGLLPASAGEARLFGHEVDPRDMTVRARVGYMSQAFSLYSELTVRQNLELHARLFLLPADTIEGRVRDMVTRFDLVAFIDALPDALPLGVRQRLSLAVAMIHAPDVLILDEPTSGVDPIARDRLWQILSDLSRKDGVTIFVSTHFMNEAERCDRISLMHAGKVLISDTPARIAAERGNGNLEQAFVAHLQEAIDRVATPTVPSAQAAVSAAAPPTVEERHSSHRLLGFFDPRRMFAYTQREALELQRDPIRATLAIVGSLILMFVMGYGINTDVENLAFAVLDHDETTISRDYALQISGSRYFTEHAPITSYDDLDRRMRSGELSLAIELPPGFGRDVARGSNVQIGAWIDGSNPSRAETVRGYVQAMHTTWLVQRARELSGAGEATGAFQIEVRFLYNPDVKSIVAMAPAVIPILLLMIPAILAALSVVREKELGSIINFYVTPVTRLEFLLGKQIPYVALAMLNFFLLTAFAVFVFRVPFTGSFPAFTVGACLYVIISTAMGLLISSFLNSQIAAIFATALLTMIPATQYSGLVDSVSSLQGAGAVVGRIYPTAHFITITRGTFSKGLGFDDLSAPFLALIVTVPVLLGLGTLLLRKQAN; via the coding sequence ATGAACGAGCTGTCGCAGGGAGCGCAGGATCGATCAGAACCTGTGGTCCATCTGGACGCGGTCAGTCTGTCCTACGGTTCGACGCGTGCACTCGACGGCATCACGCTCGATATTCCGTCGGCGTGCGTGATCGGGTTGATTGGACCTGACGGGGTCGGCAAATCGAGCCTGCTTTCGCTGGTTGCCGGAGCGCGCGAGATTCAGACCGGACAGGTTCATGTGCTCGGCGGCGACATGGCCGATGCGGCGCATCGCAGACGGACCTGCCCCCGGATCGCCTACATGCCGCAGGGTCTCGGCAAGAATCTCTATCCGACGCTGTCCGTGTTCGAGAACGTCGACTTTTTCGGCCGCCTGTTCGGCCATGACCGACATGAGCGCGAGCAGAGGATCGCAGTGCTTCTGAGGGATACTGGCCTCTCTCCCTTTGTCGATCGGCCGGCGGGAAAGCTCTCAGGTGGCATGAAGCAGAAGCTCGGCCTCTGCTGTGCGCTGATCCACGATCCCGATCTGCTGATCCTCGATGAACCAACGACGGGTGTCGATCCACTTTCGCGACGGCAGTTCTGGGAGTTGATCGAGAACATCCGGGAAGCCCGGCCCCAGATGAGCGTCATCGTCGCGACCGCCTACATGGAGGAAGCGGCGCGTTTCGCCTGGCTGATGGCGATGGACAATGGACACCTACTGGCCTCCGGCACGACTTCAGACCTGTTGCGGAGGACCGGTACCGATAATCTCGACGCCGCCTTCATCGCGCTGCTTCCGGAAGAGCAGCGGCGCGGCCACAAGGAGGTGGTGATACCGCCTCGCGGGATGGGACAGGACGAAGACATCGCGATCGAGGCCAATCATTTGACGGTCAAGTTCGGCGACTTCACGGCCGTCGACGATGTCAGTTTTCGGATTCCGCGCGGCGAGATTTTCGGCTTTCTGGGCTCCAACGGCTGCGGCAAGACCACGACCATGAAGGTGCTGACTGGCCTGCTGCCGGCGAGCGCGGGTGAGGCGAGGCTGTTCGGCCACGAGGTCGACCCGAGGGACATGACCGTCCGGGCGCGCGTCGGTTACATGTCGCAGGCCTTTTCGCTCTATTCCGAGCTGACGGTGCGGCAGAACCTCGAGCTGCATGCGCGGCTGTTCCTGCTTCCTGCAGACACAATCGAAGGCCGCGTGCGGGATATGGTCACCCGATTCGATCTCGTCGCGTTCATCGACGCCTTGCCGGACGCGTTGCCACTCGGCGTGCGCCAGCGATTGTCGCTGGCGGTCGCGATGATCCACGCGCCGGACGTCCTCATTCTTGACGAGCCGACCTCCGGCGTCGATCCGATCGCGCGTGACCGGCTGTGGCAAATCCTCTCGGATCTCTCGCGCAAGGACGGCGTCACGATCTTTGTCTCCACCCACTTCATGAATGAAGCCGAACGTTGCGACCGAATCTCACTGATGCACGCCGGCAAGGTTCTGATCAGCGATACCCCTGCGCGGATCGCCGCGGAGCGGGGTAATGGAAACCTGGAGCAGGCCTTCGTCGCCCATCTGCAGGAGGCGATCGACCGGGTGGCCACCCCCACCGTGCCGTCCGCGCAGGCAGCCGTCTCCGCGGCGGCCCCGCCGACGGTCGAAGAGCGTCATTCATCGCACCGCCTGCTCGGGTTCTTCGACCCGCGGCGGATGTTCGCCTATACGCAGCGCGAGGCGCTGGAGCTCCAACGCGATCCGATCCGCGCGACGCTTGCCATCGTCGGCAGCCTGATCCTGATGTTCGTGATGGGCTATGGCATCAATACCGACGTCGAGAATCTGGCCTTTGCAGTCCTCGATCACGACGAAACCACGATCAGCCGGGACTACGCGCTGCAGATTTCCGGTTCGCGCTACTTCACCGAACACGCCCCCATCACGAGCTATGATGACCTCGACCGTCGCATGCGCAGCGGCGAGCTCAGCCTCGCGATCGAGCTTCCGCCGGGCTTCGGGCGCGATGTCGCGCGCGGTTCCAATGTTCAGATTGGCGCATGGATCGACGGGTCCAATCCTTCTCGCGCCGAGACCGTCCGCGGCTACGTCCAGGCCATGCACACGACCTGGCTGGTCCAGCGGGCGCGCGAACTCTCCGGTGCCGGCGAGGCAACCGGGGCGTTTCAGATCGAGGTCCGGTTTCTCTACAATCCCGACGTCAAGAGCATCGTTGCGATGGCCCCGGCCGTGATCCCGATCCTGCTTCTGATGATTCCGGCGATCCTGGCAGCCTTGAGTGTCGTGCGCGAAAAGGAGCTCGGATCGATCATCAATTTCTATGTTACCCCGGTCACGCGGCTCGAATTCCTGCTCGGCAAGCAGATCCCGTACGTTGCGCTCGCCATGCTGAATTTCTTCTTGCTGACGGCCTTCGCCGTGTTCGTCTTCCGTGTTCCATTCACCGGGAGTTTCCCCGCCTTTACGGTCGGCGCCTGCCTTTACGTGATCATCTCGACGGCGATGGGGCTATTGATCTCTTCGTTCCTGAACAGCCAGATCGCCGCGATCTTCGCGACCGCGTTGCTCACGATGATTCCTGCGACGCAATATTCCGGGCTGGTGGATTCCGTATCGTCGTTGCAAGGTGCGGGAGCCGTTGTCGGCCGTATCTATCCGACCGCCCACTTCATCACCATTACGCGCGGGACGTTCTCGAAGGGACTTGGGTTCGACGATCTTTCGGCGCCGTTCCTCGCCTTGATCGTGACGGTTCCCGTACTGCTGGGCCTTGGAACACTTTTGTTGCGCAAACAGGCAAACTAG
- the obgE gene encoding GTPase ObgE: protein MKFLDEAKVYIRSGDGGNGCVAFRREKFIEFGGPSGGNGGRGGNVVIEVADGLNTLIDYRYQQHFKAQKGENGSGSDRHGANGKAIVLKVPVGTQIFDEDRETLIHDFTNVGEKFVLAEGGNGGFGNAHFKSSTNRAPRNANPGQPGEERWIWLRLKLIADAGLVGLPNAGKSTFLSKVSAAKPKIADYPFTTLHPQLGVVNSDGREFVLADIPGLIEGAHEGAGLGDRFLGHVERCRVLLHLVDATCEHAGKAYKTVRNELNAYGGLLTDKIEIVALNKIDAVEPDELKKQKDRLKRAAKKTPLLLSGITGDGVKEALRALVEVIGEAPVSAKAKSAAEAEPWSA, encoded by the coding sequence ATGAAATTCCTCGACGAAGCAAAGGTCTATATCCGCTCCGGTGACGGCGGGAACGGCTGCGTGGCGTTCCGCCGCGAGAAGTTCATCGAATTCGGCGGTCCGTCGGGCGGCAATGGCGGCCGCGGCGGCAACGTGGTCATCGAGGTCGCCGACGGCCTCAACACGCTGATCGACTACCGCTACCAGCAGCATTTCAAGGCCCAGAAGGGCGAGAACGGTTCTGGCTCGGATCGCCATGGCGCCAACGGCAAGGCGATCGTGCTGAAGGTCCCCGTGGGCACGCAGATCTTCGACGAGGATCGCGAGACCCTGATCCACGACTTCACCAATGTCGGCGAAAAATTCGTGCTCGCCGAGGGCGGCAATGGCGGCTTCGGCAATGCGCATTTCAAATCGTCGACCAACCGCGCGCCTCGCAATGCCAATCCCGGCCAGCCCGGCGAAGAGCGCTGGATCTGGCTGCGGCTGAAACTGATCGCCGATGCCGGCCTGGTCGGCCTGCCCAATGCCGGCAAGTCGACCTTCCTCTCCAAGGTCAGCGCGGCCAAGCCGAAGATCGCCGACTATCCCTTCACCACCCTGCATCCGCAGCTCGGCGTCGTGAATAGCGACGGCCGCGAATTCGTGCTGGCGGACATTCCCGGTCTGATCGAAGGCGCGCATGAAGGCGCCGGCCTCGGCGACCGCTTCCTCGGCCATGTCGAGCGCTGCCGCGTGCTGCTGCATCTGGTCGATGCGACCTGCGAGCATGCCGGCAAGGCCTACAAGACGGTGCGCAACGAGCTCAACGCCTATGGCGGGCTGCTCACCGACAAGATCGAGATCGTCGCGCTGAACAAGATCGACGCGGTCGAGCCGGACGAGTTGAAGAAGCAGAAGGACCGGCTGAAGCGCGCCGCAAAGAAGACACCGCTGCTGCTCTCCGGCATCACCGGCGACGGCGTCAAGGAAGCGTTGCGCGCGCTTGTCGAAGTGATCGGCGAGGCCCCGGTATCGGCCAAGGCGAAGAGCGCGGCCGAAGCGGAGCCGTGGTCGGCGTAA
- a CDS encoding HlyD family secretion protein, whose amino-acid sequence MATNRKRWVAALIVVALAAGGYFFWQKLGRSSLPEGFASGNGRIEGTEIDVATKTPGRVKDILVREGDFVSVGQVLAQMDTLQLEAQLRQAEAQLRRATISIDTAKSLVTQRESEKKSASAVIAQRNAELDAAERKLQRSETLIKTNAVPQQTLDDDRAAANGATAAVAASEAQLAASDAAINAAKAAVVDAEASVEAAKAAIESIKADINDSTLRAPREGRVQFRVAQPGEVLAAGGRVLNMVDLSDVFMTFFLPTAEAGRVAIGSEVRLILDAAPQWVIPAKATFVANVAQFTPKTVETQEEREKLMFRVRAHISPDLLRRYIDQVKTGLPGQAYVRLDQNAQWPASLTDKLVK is encoded by the coding sequence ATGGCGACCAATCGAAAGCGCTGGGTGGCGGCTCTCATTGTTGTCGCGCTCGCGGCGGGCGGCTATTTCTTCTGGCAGAAACTTGGAAGAAGCAGTCTCCCGGAGGGATTTGCCAGCGGCAACGGCCGCATCGAGGGCACCGAAATCGACGTCGCGACCAAGACACCCGGGCGCGTCAAAGACATATTGGTGAGGGAAGGCGATTTCGTCTCGGTCGGACAGGTTCTGGCGCAGATGGACACACTGCAGCTCGAAGCCCAGCTTCGGCAAGCAGAAGCCCAACTGCGCCGCGCCACCATCAGCATCGATACCGCAAAGAGCCTCGTTACCCAGCGCGAGTCCGAGAAGAAGTCCGCAAGCGCGGTGATCGCGCAACGTAACGCCGAACTCGATGCCGCGGAACGAAAACTCCAGCGCTCGGAGACCTTGATCAAGACCAATGCCGTGCCTCAGCAGACGCTTGATGACGATCGGGCGGCCGCCAACGGCGCCACCGCGGCCGTAGCTGCGTCGGAGGCCCAGCTTGCCGCCTCCGACGCCGCGATCAACGCCGCCAAGGCTGCGGTAGTCGATGCAGAGGCCTCCGTCGAGGCGGCGAAGGCTGCCATCGAGAGCATCAAGGCCGATATCAATGACAGTACGCTGCGCGCACCGCGGGAAGGGCGCGTGCAGTTCCGCGTCGCCCAGCCGGGCGAAGTCCTGGCCGCTGGCGGGCGCGTGCTGAACATGGTCGATCTCTCCGACGTCTTCATGACCTTCTTCCTGCCGACGGCGGAGGCGGGACGCGTTGCCATCGGCTCGGAGGTCCGTCTTATCCTCGACGCCGCTCCCCAATGGGTCATTCCGGCCAAGGCGACCTTCGTCGCCAATGTCGCGCAGTTCACGCCCAAGACGGTCGAGACACAGGAGGAGCGGGAGAAGCTCATGTTCCGCGTCAGGGCGCATATTTCACCCGACCTGCTGCGCCGATACATCGACCAGGTGAAGACGGGCCTGCCGGGCCAGGCGTATGTGCGGCTCGATCAGAACGCCCAATGGCCTGCGAGCCTGACCGACAAGCTGGTCAAATGA
- a CDS encoding tripartite tricarboxylate transporter substrate-binding protein, with protein MIGPGIDAADFKSFVAWLKAHPDKTSFGVPSNGTIPHFAGSKLEKDLGIPLSRVPYRGSAPILNDLVGGHLPFGITTLADALPQHRAKGVKIIAVASAERSPFAPEVPTLKESGIDLVADAWYGMWLPAGSSPDFASKLGAAASAALARPEVKEKLTAIGLIPVGSNADGLTTELAANTAFWQPIVKATGYKIEN; from the coding sequence GTGATCGGTCCGGGGATCGACGCTGCGGATTTCAAGTCATTCGTGGCGTGGCTGAAGGCGCACCCGGACAAGACGTCGTTCGGCGTGCCGAGCAACGGCACCATTCCGCATTTCGCCGGCTCGAAACTGGAGAAGGATCTCGGCATTCCCCTGAGCCGCGTACCCTATCGCGGCAGCGCGCCGATCCTCAACGACCTCGTCGGCGGCCATCTGCCGTTCGGAATCACCACACTGGCCGATGCGCTGCCGCAGCACCGCGCCAAGGGCGTGAAGATCATCGCGGTCGCGAGCGCGGAACGTTCGCCGTTCGCGCCCGAGGTCCCGACGCTGAAGGAGAGCGGCATCGATCTCGTGGCCGACGCCTGGTACGGCATGTGGCTTCCCGCCGGCAGTTCGCCGGACTTCGCCAGCAAGCTCGGCGCCGCGGCGAGTGCCGCGCTCGCCAGGCCCGAGGTGAAGGAAAAGCTTACCGCGATCGGGCTGATCCCGGTCGGCAGCAATGCCGATGGCCTGACCACGGAGCTCGCCGCGAACACGGCGTTCTGGCAGCCGATCGTGAAGGCGACGGGGTACAAGATCGAGAATTGA
- a CDS encoding MaoC family dehydratase has protein sequence MTDFDPTRHRMIPAQRWFEDFVVGERFVLPSRTQTSAVFAAFQTASGDTHPVHYDVEYCRSRGMPHLLAHGFQTLIHTAPGAGLFPFMVEDSLVGFLEQSSRFLKPVFADDTIYPALEVTELVPGRTTGAVTLKSTVFNQRKELVLEGMQKFLIRRRPAG, from the coding sequence ATGACCGACTTCGACCCCACCCGGCATCGCATGATCCCCGCGCAACGCTGGTTTGAGGATTTCGTGGTCGGCGAGCGCTTCGTGCTGCCGAGCCGGACCCAGACCTCGGCGGTGTTCGCCGCCTTCCAGACCGCAAGCGGCGACACCCATCCCGTGCATTACGACGTGGAATATTGCCGCAGCCGCGGTATGCCGCATCTGCTCGCCCACGGCTTCCAGACCTTGATCCACACGGCGCCCGGCGCAGGGCTGTTTCCGTTCATGGTCGAGGACTCCCTGGTCGGCTTCCTCGAGCAATCGAGCCGGTTCCTGAAACCGGTGTTCGCCGACGACACCATCTATCCCGCGCTCGAGGTCACGGAGCTGGTGCCGGGTCGCACGACCGGCGCGGTGACACTCAAAAGCACCGTATTCAACCAGCGCAAGGAGCTGGTGCTGGAGGGGATGCAGAAATTCCTGATCCGGAGACGGCCTGCAGGTTAA